A region of Pyxidicoccus parkwaysis DNA encodes the following proteins:
- a CDS encoding erythromycin esterase family protein, producing MKALRLLWLALPLACASPGTPRVPSHPEAPSTQVAPAVTTATVEGRVQSATHAPVAGAMVALVPARADWNPDLAPPAARMRTGPDGRFHFEGLAPGAYGLTVSAAAHEAGFLMDVKLAAGEAPRQLEVVLAPPTQVLRGSVKSEEGVPLAGAWLHLGRYSDFLGDMLYVQTDERGAYEVALPAGGYGVAVMAKGFMPMGRSLEIAASKPVTELDFTALALPETAPPSPEVVSWVKQSLVPLSTVEAGHGFADLQPLKPWLAQARVVALGEATHGTREFFQLKHRLLEFLATELGFTVFAIEASFGEALALNDYVLTGKGDPAKGLAGLSFWTWDTEEVLALIRWMRAYNADPRHPRKLKFYGVDMQATAASAQAVLDFFAQADPAFHQRLAGPLAPFLDKQQGPELRQVETGKVLAGLVADIEARLRQLPTRKTSAKAQALVARHARVLGQFAEAVVSQFADDGHRDLAMAENARWILEHEGPEARMVLWAHNAHVAATGPQGVTPMGQHLREALGPRLYVFGFAFNQGEFQAVHVPSEPNEERRGLSVHSLPAAEIGTLEGALALAQVPTFALDLRGLPRGGGVSEFFMHPRYTRNYGAVFSKAIQPRSVRAASAYDGLLFVEHTQAAVPTPTGRRPPPGQQVHGTP from the coding sequence ATGAAAGCCCTTCGTCTGCTGTGGCTTGCGCTTCCGCTCGCGTGTGCCAGCCCTGGCACGCCGCGAGTCCCCTCCCACCCCGAGGCTCCTTCCACGCAGGTGGCTCCCGCCGTCACCACCGCCACCGTGGAGGGCCGGGTCCAGAGCGCCACGCATGCACCCGTGGCGGGCGCCATGGTCGCGCTCGTTCCCGCGCGTGCTGACTGGAACCCGGACCTGGCGCCCCCGGCGGCCCGGATGCGCACGGGGCCGGATGGACGCTTCCACTTCGAGGGCCTGGCCCCCGGCGCGTACGGACTCACCGTCAGCGCGGCCGCCCATGAGGCGGGCTTTCTCATGGACGTGAAGCTCGCGGCCGGCGAAGCCCCACGCCAGCTCGAGGTGGTGCTCGCTCCCCCGACGCAGGTGCTCCGAGGCAGCGTGAAGTCGGAGGAAGGGGTGCCGCTCGCGGGCGCATGGCTGCACCTGGGGCGCTACAGCGATTTCCTGGGCGACATGCTCTATGTCCAGACGGACGAGCGCGGCGCCTACGAGGTGGCGCTGCCCGCCGGCGGGTATGGAGTCGCCGTCATGGCCAAGGGCTTCATGCCCATGGGACGCTCGCTGGAAATCGCGGCCAGCAAGCCCGTGACGGAGCTGGACTTCACCGCGCTGGCGCTCCCGGAGACCGCGCCCCCATCACCCGAGGTCGTGTCGTGGGTGAAGCAGTCCCTGGTGCCCCTCTCCACGGTGGAGGCGGGACATGGGTTCGCCGACCTGCAACCGCTGAAGCCGTGGCTCGCGCAGGCCCGAGTCGTGGCGCTGGGCGAGGCGACCCACGGCACCCGCGAGTTCTTCCAGCTCAAGCACCGGCTGCTGGAGTTCCTGGCCACGGAGCTGGGCTTCACCGTCTTCGCGATTGAAGCCAGCTTCGGAGAGGCGCTCGCGCTCAACGACTACGTGCTCACCGGCAAGGGAGACCCGGCGAAGGGGCTCGCGGGCCTCTCCTTCTGGACCTGGGACACCGAGGAGGTGCTGGCCCTCATCCGGTGGATGCGCGCCTACAACGCCGACCCCCGCCACCCGAGGAAGCTCAAGTTCTACGGCGTGGACATGCAGGCCACCGCCGCCTCCGCGCAGGCCGTCCTCGACTTCTTCGCCCAGGCGGACCCGGCCTTCCACCAGCGGCTGGCGGGGCCGTTGGCGCCGTTCCTCGACAAGCAACAGGGTCCCGAGCTTCGTCAGGTGGAGACCGGCAAGGTGCTCGCGGGACTCGTCGCGGACATCGAGGCCCGCTTGCGTCAGCTTCCCACCCGGAAGACCTCCGCGAAGGCCCAGGCGCTGGTGGCGCGCCACGCGCGGGTGCTCGGCCAGTTCGCCGAGGCTGTGGTGAGCCAGTTCGCGGATGACGGCCACAGGGACCTGGCGATGGCGGAGAACGCCCGCTGGATTCTGGAGCACGAGGGGCCGGAGGCCCGGATGGTGCTCTGGGCGCACAATGCCCATGTCGCCGCCACGGGCCCCCAAGGCGTGACACCCATGGGCCAGCATCTGCGCGAGGCCCTCGGTCCGCGGCTGTATGTCTTTGGCTTCGCCTTCAATCAAGGCGAGTTCCAGGCCGTGCACGTGCCGAGCGAGCCGAACGAGGAGCGACGCGGGCTCAGCGTCCACTCGCTCCCGGCGGCCGAAATCGGCACACTCGAGGGAGCTCTCGCGCTGGCGCAGGTGCCCACGTTCGCGTTGGACTTGCGGGGCCTGCCGCGCGGAGGGGGTGTGTCCGAGTTCTTCATGCACCCCCGCTACACACGCAATTACGGCGCCGTCTTCAGCAAGGCCATCCAGCCTCGTTCCGTCAGGGCCGCCTCGGCGTATGACGGACTGCTCTTCGTGGAGCACACCCAGGCGGCGGTCCCCACTCCCACCGGCAGGCGTCCACCGCCAGGGCAGCAGGTCCACGGCACTCCTTGA
- a CDS encoding BlaI/MecI/CopY family transcriptional regulator: MTTDAIPTEVELAILGVLWKRGPSTVRDVHEALGREDGKSAGYTTTLKQLQVMSAKGLVSRDESSRSHVYAASVAEARTKRQLVKDLLDRVFGGSSGALAVQALSLKPASKEELEELRRLLDTDKADKR, encoded by the coding sequence ATGACGACGGATGCCATCCCCACGGAAGTGGAGCTCGCCATCCTGGGCGTACTCTGGAAGCGCGGTCCAAGCACCGTCCGAGACGTTCACGAGGCGCTCGGGCGGGAGGACGGCAAGAGCGCTGGCTACACCACCACGCTCAAGCAGCTCCAGGTGATGTCGGCCAAGGGGCTGGTGAGCCGTGACGAAAGCTCGCGCAGCCACGTGTACGCCGCCAGCGTCGCGGAGGCCCGCACCAAGCGCCAGTTGGTGAAGGACCTGCTCGACCGCGTCTTCGGTGGCTCCTCGGGCGCGCTCGCCGTGCAGGCCCTGTCGCTCAAGCCCGCCTCGAAGGAGGAGCTCGAAGAGCTGCGCCGGTTGCTGGACACGGACAAGGCGGACAAACGATGA
- a CDS encoding tetratricopeptide repeat protein, whose product MNKVSMPTLVIRHAEGAVPGLFFIQCADGRTSAPIEVPSPETWAVEGAQDGLARELGWYLGERFLDTPSSPWMKRAQRVQDAVRAWGRAAFNALFGSGPTRELYLAAAREGLDRLRIQVRSEDPTVLAWPWEALENDEATLLALSGPIERTLAKVDEPPSPAVSLPRERVNILVVVPRPSTHDIGSRSAAVPLVELIARENLPAQVTVLRPPTFENLRRILSTHPGTFHLLHFDGHATDVPETAPAPGDSPPPRHARARLVFETVDGEPEEVPARALARLLRKHRLPTAMLSACPSEKGDAHAASPFATVAAALLAGGVRGVVALGSPLHVSGARHFLSAFYETLFATGDLALATCMGRKRMFERALRVPTRGELPLADWLVPVAYQQEALDLSFADTAVRVTEQDSHPGLPREAHGDESLLASMGRNGPLLELERAMRRPPVGILVHGPAGIGKTTLVRGFLHWLSRTGGLGKEGFWFTFNDIRSAEQVINRVAAKFQDGETLSMPLGYKVSNTAQLLRATPCVLVWDQFESTRGLLPAEDQAWLERFLEKLRGGKTRVLIISRGEEAWLDETLCTRLRLGGLQGEERWSFRADPMTQDVVALMDALEGHPLMMRMALPHLEDLGAGVLLNALRETPTEPGLPGDAPSAKVMALLRLLEAKLPGELRSLLVPLGLHERFAESADIVRMGTSVPGSGDSEQVERLFGLLEVAGLVSQHTQGVHALQPVLTRYLRTIASGNREAWERAFVERMGQVASRVKLESRSEQRDPFFLHHANFHRALELAQAHGMAASVSELTQALTRYALNRADLIVAERLATDLAEWASSRDEEVRAVAFHLLGSVAHARWNLEAAETWFHKSLVIEEKRGNERGAGDTCHQLGEVAWKRRNLEAAETWFRKSLALMEKQGDKHGTASTCHQLGRAAEKRRDFEAAETWFLKALAFEEKQGKESSAVAAYRQFGHAAREQQDFDAAETWYLKALALEETQGYAHDSFSTYHRLADLAKEKQDFQVAETWLLKALALEEQRLDTASLCGTCFWLGGVAMKLGNFEAAETWYLKALALEVARGGRHGEHGELKLYDSLRDLAEKRRDFEAAEAWHRKALARKKERSVEQDVAHTYHSLGGSAEHTRHDFEAAETWYRKALALAEERGDESLAADVYDSLGNLARRRKDLEAAEAWYLKSLAFREKQGDPYGTVFICHELGRVARTRRDLAAAETWLRKALALEETRGNMYDDETYTLLAGVAEEQQDFEAAEAWCLKALALAEQKGDEDTAAFLCHQLGRVVWAQRDLEAAEAWYLRSLALDELRGEERTLANTSYQLGRLAHEQRNFEAAEAWYRKSVALDERLGRERDAAITSAQLGTVARKRRNFAAAQTWYRKALALYQKQGDEQETARMYAQLARLARRRHDFAAAEAWYLQLLAIREKQGNVKAAVRACDRLAELAEERQDFAAAETWLLKVLALEEKQGNEHDAAITCADLGRVALDREDFESAQTWYLKSLALNEKQGDENAVANTCFKLGRIARERQDFAGAEAWYLKALAINEKLGNEANVAAVCHQLGAVAQAQRELEAARSWYLKSLAIREKPGKRRGAAGTCHQLGILEMGRGLVEEAASWFVQAATGFVRDRAPARLEETNDAFVRLLTETSEALRPRLRAMWASANLPPLRETDT is encoded by the coding sequence ATGAACAAGGTGTCGATGCCCACACTCGTCATCCGGCACGCCGAAGGAGCCGTCCCAGGCCTTTTCTTCATCCAGTGTGCGGATGGCAGGACCAGCGCCCCCATCGAAGTCCCCTCGCCGGAGACATGGGCCGTCGAAGGTGCTCAGGACGGATTGGCTCGGGAGCTGGGCTGGTACCTGGGTGAGAGGTTCCTGGACACTCCCTCGTCCCCCTGGATGAAGCGGGCCCAGCGCGTGCAGGACGCCGTTCGTGCCTGGGGCCGAGCCGCCTTCAACGCCCTCTTCGGCAGTGGACCCACCCGGGAGCTCTACCTCGCGGCAGCCCGGGAAGGACTGGACCGGTTGCGCATCCAGGTGCGCAGCGAGGACCCCACCGTCCTCGCCTGGCCATGGGAAGCGCTCGAGAATGACGAGGCGACCCTGCTCGCCCTCAGCGGCCCCATCGAGCGCACGCTCGCGAAGGTGGACGAGCCGCCTTCGCCTGCCGTCAGCCTGCCACGCGAGCGCGTGAACATCCTCGTCGTCGTCCCCCGTCCATCTACACATGACATCGGCTCGCGCTCGGCGGCCGTCCCCCTCGTGGAGCTCATCGCCAGGGAGAACCTGCCCGCGCAAGTCACCGTGCTTCGCCCGCCGACCTTCGAGAACCTCCGGCGCATCCTCTCCACCCACCCTGGCACGTTCCATCTCCTGCACTTCGACGGGCATGCCACTGACGTCCCGGAGACCGCACCTGCACCTGGCGACAGTCCGCCCCCACGTCACGCACGGGCACGGCTGGTCTTCGAGACGGTGGACGGCGAACCCGAGGAGGTCCCCGCCAGGGCACTCGCCCGACTCCTGCGAAAGCACCGTCTGCCCACCGCCATGCTGAGCGCCTGCCCGTCGGAGAAGGGCGACGCGCATGCGGCCTCCCCATTCGCCACGGTGGCTGCCGCGCTTCTCGCGGGCGGCGTGCGCGGCGTGGTCGCCCTGGGCTCACCCCTCCACGTCAGCGGAGCGCGGCACTTCCTGTCGGCGTTCTACGAGACCCTCTTCGCCACCGGTGACCTGGCCCTGGCGACGTGCATGGGACGCAAGAGGATGTTCGAGAGGGCCCTTCGCGTCCCCACGCGTGGCGAGCTCCCACTGGCGGACTGGCTGGTTCCGGTGGCCTATCAACAAGAAGCCCTCGACCTGTCGTTTGCCGACACCGCGGTGCGCGTCACCGAGCAGGACAGTCACCCCGGGCTCCCTCGCGAGGCGCACGGCGACGAGAGCCTCCTCGCTTCGATGGGCCGGAACGGCCCCCTCCTCGAGCTGGAACGCGCGATGCGCCGGCCCCCAGTGGGCATCCTCGTCCACGGGCCAGCAGGTATCGGCAAGACCACACTCGTCCGCGGCTTCCTGCACTGGCTTTCGAGGACGGGGGGACTCGGCAAGGAGGGGTTCTGGTTCACGTTCAATGACATCCGAAGTGCCGAGCAGGTCATCAACCGCGTCGCGGCGAAGTTCCAGGACGGCGAGACCCTGTCCATGCCGCTCGGATACAAGGTCAGCAATACGGCGCAACTGCTGCGGGCAACGCCCTGCGTCCTGGTCTGGGACCAATTCGAGTCGACGCGAGGGCTGCTGCCCGCCGAGGACCAGGCGTGGCTCGAGCGCTTCCTGGAGAAACTGCGGGGCGGAAAGACCCGGGTGCTCATCATCAGCCGCGGGGAGGAAGCGTGGCTCGACGAGACGCTCTGCACCCGACTTCGCCTCGGTGGCCTGCAAGGAGAGGAGCGCTGGAGCTTCCGTGCGGACCCGATGACCCAGGACGTGGTCGCGCTGATGGATGCGCTGGAGGGCCACCCCCTGATGATGCGGATGGCCCTGCCCCACCTGGAGGACCTGGGAGCCGGAGTCCTCCTGAACGCCCTGCGCGAGACGCCCACGGAGCCGGGACTCCCTGGTGACGCACCCTCCGCGAAGGTGATGGCCCTGCTGCGACTCCTCGAAGCGAAGCTGCCCGGGGAGTTGCGCTCGCTGCTCGTGCCGCTCGGCTTGCACGAGCGGTTCGCGGAGTCCGCGGACATCGTGAGGATGGGGACGTCGGTCCCCGGGAGCGGCGACTCCGAACAGGTCGAGCGGCTCTTCGGACTCCTCGAAGTCGCGGGGCTGGTTTCCCAGCACACGCAAGGCGTCCATGCGCTTCAGCCCGTTCTCACCCGATATCTGCGAACCATCGCCAGCGGAAACCGGGAGGCCTGGGAGCGAGCGTTCGTCGAACGGATGGGACAGGTCGCAAGTCGCGTCAAGCTGGAGTCTCGCAGTGAGCAACGCGACCCCTTCTTCCTCCATCACGCCAACTTCCACCGCGCACTGGAGCTCGCCCAGGCGCATGGGATGGCGGCCAGTGTCTCCGAGCTGACGCAGGCGCTCACCCGCTACGCCCTGAACAGGGCCGACCTCATCGTGGCCGAGCGTCTGGCCACGGACCTGGCGGAATGGGCCTCCTCACGCGACGAAGAGGTGCGGGCCGTTGCCTTTCATCTGCTCGGGAGCGTCGCCCACGCACGGTGGAACCTCGAGGCGGCCGAGACCTGGTTCCACAAGTCGCTCGTCATCGAGGAGAAACGAGGCAACGAACGCGGCGCCGGTGACACCTGCCATCAGCTCGGGGAGGTCGCCTGGAAGCGGCGGAATTTAGAGGCGGCCGAGACCTGGTTCCGCAAGTCGCTCGCCCTCATGGAGAAGCAGGGCGACAAGCACGGGACCGCGAGCACCTGTCATCAGCTCGGGAGGGCCGCGGAGAAGCGGCGGGACTTCGAGGCGGCCGAGACGTGGTTCCTCAAGGCGCTCGCCTTCGAGGAAAAGCAGGGCAAGGAATCCAGCGCGGTGGCGGCCTACCGCCAGTTCGGTCACGCCGCCCGGGAGCAACAAGACTTCGACGCGGCCGAGACCTGGTATCTCAAAGCGCTGGCCCTCGAAGAGACGCAGGGCTACGCGCACGATTCCTTCAGCACCTATCACCGGCTCGCGGACCTCGCGAAGGAGAAGCAGGACTTCCAGGTGGCCGAGACATGGCTCCTCAAGGCGCTCGCCCTCGAGGAGCAGCGACTCGACACCGCCAGCCTTTGCGGTACCTGCTTCTGGCTCGGAGGTGTCGCCATGAAGCTGGGCAACTTCGAGGCAGCCGAGACGTGGTACCTCAAGGCGCTCGCCCTTGAAGTCGCCCGGGGAGGAAGACACGGCGAGCACGGCGAGCTCAAGCTCTATGACTCGCTCAGAGACCTCGCGGAGAAGCGGCGGGACTTCGAGGCAGCCGAGGCGTGGCATCGCAAGGCGCTCGCTCGCAAGAAGGAGCGAAGCGTCGAGCAGGATGTCGCCCACACCTATCATTCGCTCGGGGGCTCCGCCGAGCACACCCGGCATGACTTCGAGGCGGCCGAGACGTGGTACCGCAAGGCACTCGCCCTCGCGGAAGAGCGGGGCGACGAGTCCCTCGCCGCCGACGTCTACGACAGCCTCGGGAACCTGGCCAGGAGACGAAAGGACCTCGAGGCGGCCGAGGCGTGGTACCTCAAGTCGCTCGCCTTCAGGGAGAAGCAGGGCGACCCGTATGGCACCGTCTTCATCTGCCATGAGCTCGGGCGCGTGGCACGGACGCGGCGAGACCTCGCTGCGGCCGAGACCTGGCTCCGCAAGGCACTTGCCCTCGAGGAGACGCGGGGCAACATGTACGACGACGAAACGTACACGTTGCTCGCGGGGGTCGCCGAGGAGCAGCAGGATTTCGAGGCGGCCGAAGCGTGGTGCCTCAAAGCGCTGGCCCTCGCGGAGCAGAAGGGCGACGAAGACACCGCGGCCTTCCTCTGCCACCAGCTCGGGAGGGTGGTATGGGCGCAGCGGGACCTCGAGGCAGCCGAGGCGTGGTATCTCCGCTCGCTCGCCCTGGATGAGCTGCGGGGCGAGGAACGCACCCTCGCGAACACCTCCTATCAACTGGGGAGGCTTGCCCACGAACAGCGGAACTTCGAAGCGGCCGAGGCGTGGTACCGGAAGTCGGTCGCCCTCGATGAGAGACTGGGCAGAGAGCGCGACGCGGCCATCACCTCCGCACAGCTCGGAACCGTCGCCCGGAAGCGGCGGAACTTCGCGGCCGCCCAGACGTGGTATCGCAAGGCGCTCGCCCTCTACCAGAAACAGGGCGACGAGCAGGAGACGGCCAGGATGTATGCGCAGCTCGCCAGGCTTGCCCGGCGGCGGCACGACTTCGCGGCAGCCGAGGCGTGGTACCTCCAGCTGCTCGCCATCCGGGAGAAGCAGGGCAATGTGAAGGCGGCGGTCCGAGCCTGCGACCGGCTCGCGGAGCTCGCGGAGGAACGGCAGGACTTCGCGGCGGCCGAGACGTGGCTCCTCAAGGTGCTCGCCCTCGAGGAGAAACAAGGCAACGAGCACGACGCGGCGATTACCTGTGCCGACCTCGGAAGGGTCGCCCTGGACCGGGAGGACTTCGAGTCAGCCCAGACCTGGTACTTGAAGTCGCTCGCGCTCAACGAGAAGCAGGGCGACGAGAACGCCGTTGCCAACACCTGCTTCAAGCTCGGGAGGATTGCTCGGGAGCGGCAGGACTTCGCAGGGGCGGAGGCGTGGTACCTCAAGGCACTCGCCATCAACGAGAAGCTGGGTAACGAGGCCAACGTGGCCGCCGTCTGCCATCAGCTCGGGGCGGTCGCCCAGGCGCAGCGGGAGCTCGAGGCCGCCCGGTCGTGGTACCTCAAGTCGCTCGCCATCAGGGAGAAGCCGGGCAAGCGGCGCGGCGCCGCTGGCACCTGCCACCAGCTGGGCATCCTGGAGATGGGGCGCGGTCTGGTGGAGGAGGCGGCCTCGTGGTTCGTTCAGGCGGCCACGGGATTCGTGCGCGACCGGGCTCCCGCGAGGCTGGAGGAAACGAACGATGCCTTCGTGCGACTCCTGACCGAGACCTCCGAAGCGCTCCGCCCGCGACTTCGTGCGATGTGGGCCAGCGCCAACCTCCCACCGCTTCGCGAAACCGACACCTGA
- a CDS encoding S8 family serine peptidase, with amino-acid sequence MKLKLTQAVSVISLLAAACGPVPDAQETDSEQLGHSAQMIRRAQAVPNEYIVVLRDSTQEVRQQGAANIARELVSLNGGRVLRTYEHSIHGFLANMSEVEAQRLLSDSRVAYVQENGLIHVSATQTNATWGIDRIDQRDLPRNSSYTYNVDGTGVHAYVIDTGIRLTHTEFTGRLGNGYDFIDNDSDPSDCYGHGTHVSGTLGGTTWGVAKKVTLHGVRVLDCTGYGNDAQVIGGIDWVAANHIKPAVANMSLGDVGIQAIDDATERLIAAGVTTVVSAGNDSANACNYSPARTPNAITVGSTTSSDARSSFSNYGTCVDIFAPGSSITSASNSSNTGSTSMSGTSMASPHVAGAAALYLSANPTATPAQVRDALVNNATPNKVTSPGTGSPNKLLYTLFITGGGSDTTPPTTSITSPTGGATLSGTASLSASASDDVGVARVEFYAGTSLLGTATSAPYSLSWNTTTVANGTYSLTTKAYDAANNVGTSATVSVTVNNGTGSCSISEQLLANAGFESGSTGWTTSSGVIDGTTSGSAPRTGTYKAWLNGYGATRTEFAYQDITIPSTACSATLSFWARITTSETTTTTAYDKLAIQIRNSAGTVLATLATYSNLDKGTAYVQRTFDLAAYKGQTIRVYFNGTEDASLATSFFIDDTSVNIVR; translated from the coding sequence ATGAAACTGAAACTGACCCAGGCGGTGAGTGTCATCTCCCTGCTGGCCGCGGCATGCGGCCCGGTGCCGGATGCGCAGGAGACCGACTCCGAGCAGCTCGGTCACTCGGCGCAGATGATTCGCCGGGCCCAGGCCGTCCCCAACGAGTACATCGTCGTCCTGCGCGACTCCACGCAGGAAGTCCGCCAGCAGGGCGCGGCGAACATCGCCCGGGAATTGGTGTCCCTCAACGGGGGCAGGGTGCTGCGGACGTATGAGCACTCCATCCACGGGTTCCTGGCGAACATGAGCGAGGTCGAGGCGCAGCGCCTCCTGTCAGACTCTCGCGTGGCCTATGTGCAGGAGAACGGCCTCATCCACGTGTCTGCGACGCAGACCAACGCGACCTGGGGCATCGACCGCATCGACCAGCGTGATTTGCCGCGCAACAGCTCCTACACCTACAACGTCGACGGCACCGGCGTGCATGCGTACGTCATCGACACCGGCATCCGCTTGACGCACACCGAGTTCACCGGTCGCCTCGGCAACGGCTACGACTTCATCGACAACGATAGCGACCCCTCGGACTGCTACGGCCACGGCACGCACGTGTCGGGCACGCTGGGCGGCACGACCTGGGGCGTGGCGAAGAAGGTCACCCTCCACGGCGTGCGGGTGCTCGACTGCACGGGCTATGGAAACGACGCGCAGGTCATCGGCGGCATCGACTGGGTGGCGGCGAATCACATCAAGCCCGCGGTCGCCAACATGAGCCTGGGCGATGTCGGCATTCAGGCCATCGATGACGCGACGGAGCGGCTGATTGCCGCGGGCGTCACGACGGTGGTCTCCGCCGGCAACGACAGCGCCAACGCCTGCAACTACTCGCCGGCCCGCACGCCCAACGCCATCACCGTGGGCTCCACCACCAGCAGCGATGCCCGCTCGTCGTTCTCCAACTACGGGACGTGCGTGGACATCTTCGCGCCGGGCTCGAGCATCACCTCCGCCTCGAACTCCAGCAACACGGGGAGCACGTCGATGAGCGGCACGTCCATGGCCTCGCCGCACGTGGCCGGCGCCGCAGCGCTCTACCTGAGCGCCAACCCCACCGCGACGCCCGCGCAGGTGCGCGACGCGCTGGTGAACAATGCCACGCCGAACAAAGTCACCAGCCCGGGCACCGGCTCGCCCAACAAGCTGCTGTACACGCTCTTCATCACCGGCGGCGGCAGTGACACCACGCCTCCCACGACGTCCATCACCTCGCCCACGGGCGGCGCCACCCTGAGCGGCACCGCGAGCCTGAGCGCCAGCGCCTCCGACGACGTGGGCGTGGCGCGCGTGGAGTTCTACGCGGGCACCTCGCTGCTGGGCACGGCGACGAGCGCGCCGTACAGCCTCTCGTGGAACACGACGACGGTGGCCAACGGCACGTACTCGCTGACCACGAAGGCGTATGACGCGGCGAACAACGTGGGCACGTCGGCCACGGTGTCCGTGACGGTGAACAACGGCACGGGCTCCTGCTCCATCTCCGAGCAGCTCCTGGCCAACGCGGGCTTCGAGAGCGGCAGCACGGGCTGGACTACGTCGTCGGGCGTCATCGACGGCACCACGTCCGGCAGCGCGCCGCGCACGGGCACGTACAAGGCCTGGCTGAACGGCTACGGCGCCACGCGCACCGAGTTCGCGTACCAGGACATCACCATCCCCTCCACGGCGTGCAGCGCCACGCTCAGCTTCTGGGCGCGCATCACCACGTCGGAGACGACGACTACGACGGCCTACGACAAGCTGGCCATCCAGATTCGCAACAGCGCGGGCACGGTGCTGGCGACGCTGGCCACCTACAGCAACCTGGACAAGGGCACGGCCTACGTGCAGCGGACGTTCGACCTGGCCGCGTACAAGGGCCAGACCATTCGCGTCTACTTCAACGGCACGGAGGACGCGTCCCTGGCGACGAGCTTCTTCATCGATGACACCTCGGTGAACATCGTCCGGTAG
- a CDS encoding M56 family metallopeptidase produces MSLALLLEEWGRVVAPWLAHGVWQTSIVALVAGVTLWLLRHRSARARYAVGCLALAALVLAPVATLLLSPPASTPTAAHALEAGGIGRVTSIVEDSRTFAEGSLPGPASRATTPAPSSFVMRWPFVVGSLWFVGACVALLRLALDWRRTTRRLVRPATPASSSLRQTTSHVAERLGMRRRVKVLESAFAPSPMVLGVVRPVLVLPRGVGERLTPAQLEAVLAHELTHVRRHDPFVNFAQCLVEVLFFFHPAARWLSGQVRLEREHCCDDAAVGFCGNARVYSSALLGLEELRQEGGPVLALGAGARPLAARVRRLLGQSPVTEVPRKTGLAARLAGVLAVLAASGAAWAWEVPVELSRPALEKAGLAEGSCSRAVYPKDFTAVATYQSGGHTLRNRISVSRCGRIRLESADGASVLVLLYDVSTRERVSLDVRARTYEAIPDAGDVGLPLHLPGGCTEKQAGCELQGEDRVAGRLTRRWHRVHAPHDTMTQWVDAELGYAIREESDLFGTLTLSDIQPVDPDAARFVIPSDFQALSAL; encoded by the coding sequence ATGAGCCTCGCGCTCCTGCTGGAGGAGTGGGGGCGTGTGGTGGCCCCATGGCTGGCCCATGGCGTGTGGCAGACGAGCATCGTGGCCCTGGTCGCGGGCGTTACGCTGTGGCTGCTGCGGCACCGTTCGGCCCGGGCTCGCTATGCCGTGGGGTGTCTGGCCCTGGCCGCGCTCGTGCTCGCGCCCGTGGCCACGCTGCTGCTGTCGCCCCCGGCCTCCACGCCGACGGCTGCGCACGCGCTGGAGGCGGGTGGAATCGGGCGCGTGACGTCCATCGTGGAGGACTCGCGGACCTTCGCGGAGGGCTCGCTGCCGGGCCCGGCGTCCCGGGCGACGACGCCGGCGCCGTCGTCCTTCGTCATGCGGTGGCCCTTCGTGGTGGGAAGCCTCTGGTTCGTCGGGGCCTGTGTGGCGCTCCTGCGGCTGGCCCTGGACTGGCGGCGGACGACGCGGCGACTGGTGCGCCCCGCGACGCCAGCATCCTCGTCGCTGCGCCAGACGACTTCGCACGTCGCGGAGCGGCTGGGCATGCGCCGGAGGGTGAAGGTGCTGGAGTCCGCCTTCGCGCCGTCTCCCATGGTGCTGGGGGTGGTGCGTCCGGTGCTCGTGCTCCCGCGAGGCGTGGGTGAGCGGCTCACCCCGGCGCAGTTGGAGGCGGTGCTGGCGCACGAGCTGACCCACGTGCGGCGCCATGACCCCTTCGTCAACTTCGCGCAGTGTCTGGTGGAGGTGTTGTTCTTCTTCCATCCCGCGGCGCGCTGGCTGTCCGGCCAGGTGCGGCTGGAGCGTGAGCACTGCTGCGACGACGCGGCGGTCGGCTTCTGCGGCAACGCGCGCGTGTATTCCAGCGCCCTGCTGGGGCTCGAGGAGCTGCGGCAGGAGGGCGGCCCGGTGTTGGCGCTGGGCGCTGGAGCACGGCCCCTCGCGGCGCGGGTGCGGAGGCTGCTCGGTCAGTCGCCCGTGACGGAGGTGCCTCGCAAGACAGGGCTCGCCGCGCGTCTCGCTGGAGTGCTCGCGGTGCTGGCGGCCTCCGGTGCGGCCTGGGCCTGGGAGGTGCCGGTGGAGCTGTCCCGGCCCGCGCTGGAGAAGGCGGGGCTCGCGGAGGGGTCATGTTCCCGCGCTGTCTATCCGAAGGACTTCACCGCCGTGGCGACCTACCAGAGCGGCGGGCATACCCTGCGCAACCGCATCTCCGTCTCCCGGTGTGGGCGCATCCGGCTGGAGTCCGCGGATGGCGCCTCGGTGCTGGTGCTCCTCTATGACGTCAGTACCCGGGAGCGGGTGTCCCTGGATGTCAGGGCGCGCACCTACGAAGCGATTCCAGATGCCGGGGACGTGGGGCTCCCCCTGCACCTTCCGGGTGGCTGCACCGAGAAGCAGGCGGGCTGCGAGCTCCAGGGGGAGGACAGGGTCGCGGGGCGACTCACCCGACGCTGGCACCGGGTCCACGCCCCCCATGACACGATGACCCAGTGGGTGGACGCGGAGCTGGGCTACGCCATCCGTGAGGAGTCCGACCTCTTCGGCACGCTCACCCTCTCGGACATCCAGCCCGTCGACCCGGACGCCGCGCGCTTCGTCATCCCGAGCGACTTCCAGGCGCTCTCCGCGCTGTAG